A single Loxodonta africana isolate mLoxAfr1 chromosome 24, mLoxAfr1.hap2, whole genome shotgun sequence DNA region contains:
- the GMEB2 gene encoding glucocorticoid modulatory element-binding protein 2 isoform X1, with product MATPDVSVHMEEVVVVTTPDTAVDGNSVEEVKTVLVTTNLAPHGGDLTEDNMETENAAAAAAAAFTASSHLKDAVLEVKMAEEDESLEAEVVYPITCGDSRANLIWRKFVCPGINVKCVQYDEHVISPKEFVHLAGKSTLKDWKRAIRMNGIMLRKIMDSGELDFFQHDKVCSNTCRSTKIDLSGARVSLSSPASAEYIPLTPAAADVNGSPATITFETCEDPGDWTTSIGDDTFAFWRGLKDAGLLDEVIQEFHQELAGTMRGLQQRVQNPPLQLRDAVLLNNIVQNFGMLDLVKKVLASHKCQMDRSREQYARDLAALEQQCDEHRKRAKELKHKSQHLSNVLMTLTPVALPPPVKRPRLARATSGPAAIASQVLAPSAQIALAQGVPVSQLASVPLSKVVSALPAPALSKGPLQAPPASAPASPLLGGYTVLASSGATFPSAVEVHPDASSLTVLSTAALQDGSTVVKVVSPLQLLTLPSLGPTMQNMAQLSPGGGTIVTVPTGAVEGTMATPGPEEHTATIEVAAMAEDHEQK from the exons ATGGCGACCCCAGATGTGAGTGTGCACATGGAGGAGGTGGTGGTCGTGACGACGCCCGACACCGCGGTTGACGGCAACAGTGTAGAGGAGGTGAAAACCGTGCTGGTGACTACCAACTTGGCCCCACATGG GGGCGACCTGACGGAGGACAACATGGAGACCGAGAACGCCGCAGCAGCTGCAGCTGCAGCCTTCACAGCCTCCTCGCATCTCAAGGATGCTGTCTTAG AAGTGAAGATGGCTGAAGAGGATGAGAGCCTGGAGGCCGAGGTGGTATACCCCATCACCTGTGGAGACAGCAGGGCCAATCTTATCTGGAGGAAGTTTGTGTGCCCCGGCATCAATGTGAAGTGTGTCCAG TACGACGAACATGTCATCAGCCCAAAGGAGTTCGTCCACCTGGCCGGGAAGTCCACCCTGAAGGACTGGAAGCGGGCCATCCGCATGAATGGCATCATGCTCCG GAAGATCATGGACTCTGGGGAGCTGGACTTCTTCCAGCACGACAAAGTCTGCTCCAACACCTGCCGCAGCACCAAGATTGACCTATCAGGGGCCCGCGTGTCCCTGAGCAGCCCAGCGTCAGCTGAGTACATCCCGCTCACACCAGCTGCGGCAGACG TGAATGGCTCTCCCGCGACCATCACGTTCGAGACCTGCGAGGACCCTGGAGACTGGACCACATCAATCGGGG ATGACACGTTCGCCTTCTGGCGGGGACTAAAGGATGCAGGGCTGCTGGACGAGGTCATCCAGGAGTTCCACCAAGAGCTGGCGGGGACCATGAGGGGCCTGCAGCAGCGTGTCCAGAACCCCCCACTGCAGCTCCGAG ATGCAGTCCTCCTCAACAACATCGTGCAGAATTTTGGGATGCTGGACCTGGTGAAGAAGGTGCTGGCCAGTCATAAGTGCCAGATGGACCGGTCCCGAGAGCAGTATGCCCGTGACCTGGCAG CTCTGGAGCAGCAATGTGACGAGCACCGGAAGCGGGCCAAGGAGCTGAAGCACAAGTCCCAGCACCTGAGCAATGTGCTCATGACGCTGACACCCGTGGCCCTGCCACCGCCTGTGAAGCGGCCCCGGCTGGCGCGTGCCACGTCAGGGCCAGCTGCCATTGCCTCCCAGGTGCTGGCGCCGTCGGCACAGATTGCCCTCGCCCAGGGTGTGCCCGTCTCCCAGCTGGCCAGCGTGCCGCTCAGCAAAGTGGTGTCTGCCCTGCCTGCCCCTGCCCTGAGCAAGGGCCCCCTGCAGGCCCCGCCTGCCAGTGCCCCAGCCTCCCCGCTGCTGGGAGGCTACACGGTACTAGCCTCCTCAGGCGCCACCTTCCCCAGCGCCGTGGAGGTACACCCGGACGCATCGAGCCTCACGGTCTTGAGCACGGCTGCCCTGCAGGATGGCAGCACGGTGGTCAAAGTGGTGAGCCCACTGCAGCTGCTCACGCTGCCCAGCCTGGGCCCCACCATGCAGAACATGGCCCAGCTGTCCCCTGGAGGCGGCACGATTGTGACAGTGCCCACAGGGGCCGTCGAGGGCACCATGGCCACCCCAGGGCCCGAGGAGCACACAGCCACCATTGAGGTGGCCGCCATGGCAGAGGACCACGAGCAGAAGTAG
- the GMEB2 gene encoding glucocorticoid modulatory element-binding protein 2 isoform X2 has protein sequence MATPDVSVHMEEVVVVTTPDTAVDGNSVEEVKTVLVTTNLAPHGGDLTEDNMETENAAAAAAAAFTASSHLKDAVLVKMAEEDESLEAEVVYPITCGDSRANLIWRKFVCPGINVKCVQYDEHVISPKEFVHLAGKSTLKDWKRAIRMNGIMLRKIMDSGELDFFQHDKVCSNTCRSTKIDLSGARVSLSSPASAEYIPLTPAAADVNGSPATITFETCEDPGDWTTSIGDDTFAFWRGLKDAGLLDEVIQEFHQELAGTMRGLQQRVQNPPLQLRDAVLLNNIVQNFGMLDLVKKVLASHKCQMDRSREQYARDLAALEQQCDEHRKRAKELKHKSQHLSNVLMTLTPVALPPPVKRPRLARATSGPAAIASQVLAPSAQIALAQGVPVSQLASVPLSKVVSALPAPALSKGPLQAPPASAPASPLLGGYTVLASSGATFPSAVEVHPDASSLTVLSTAALQDGSTVVKVVSPLQLLTLPSLGPTMQNMAQLSPGGGTIVTVPTGAVEGTMATPGPEEHTATIEVAAMAEDHEQK, from the exons ATGGCGACCCCAGATGTGAGTGTGCACATGGAGGAGGTGGTGGTCGTGACGACGCCCGACACCGCGGTTGACGGCAACAGTGTAGAGGAGGTGAAAACCGTGCTGGTGACTACCAACTTGGCCCCACATGG GGGCGACCTGACGGAGGACAACATGGAGACCGAGAACGCCGCAGCAGCTGCAGCTGCAGCCTTCACAGCCTCCTCGCATCTCAAGGATGCTGTCTTAG TGAAGATGGCTGAAGAGGATGAGAGCCTGGAGGCCGAGGTGGTATACCCCATCACCTGTGGAGACAGCAGGGCCAATCTTATCTGGAGGAAGTTTGTGTGCCCCGGCATCAATGTGAAGTGTGTCCAG TACGACGAACATGTCATCAGCCCAAAGGAGTTCGTCCACCTGGCCGGGAAGTCCACCCTGAAGGACTGGAAGCGGGCCATCCGCATGAATGGCATCATGCTCCG GAAGATCATGGACTCTGGGGAGCTGGACTTCTTCCAGCACGACAAAGTCTGCTCCAACACCTGCCGCAGCACCAAGATTGACCTATCAGGGGCCCGCGTGTCCCTGAGCAGCCCAGCGTCAGCTGAGTACATCCCGCTCACACCAGCTGCGGCAGACG TGAATGGCTCTCCCGCGACCATCACGTTCGAGACCTGCGAGGACCCTGGAGACTGGACCACATCAATCGGGG ATGACACGTTCGCCTTCTGGCGGGGACTAAAGGATGCAGGGCTGCTGGACGAGGTCATCCAGGAGTTCCACCAAGAGCTGGCGGGGACCATGAGGGGCCTGCAGCAGCGTGTCCAGAACCCCCCACTGCAGCTCCGAG ATGCAGTCCTCCTCAACAACATCGTGCAGAATTTTGGGATGCTGGACCTGGTGAAGAAGGTGCTGGCCAGTCATAAGTGCCAGATGGACCGGTCCCGAGAGCAGTATGCCCGTGACCTGGCAG CTCTGGAGCAGCAATGTGACGAGCACCGGAAGCGGGCCAAGGAGCTGAAGCACAAGTCCCAGCACCTGAGCAATGTGCTCATGACGCTGACACCCGTGGCCCTGCCACCGCCTGTGAAGCGGCCCCGGCTGGCGCGTGCCACGTCAGGGCCAGCTGCCATTGCCTCCCAGGTGCTGGCGCCGTCGGCACAGATTGCCCTCGCCCAGGGTGTGCCCGTCTCCCAGCTGGCCAGCGTGCCGCTCAGCAAAGTGGTGTCTGCCCTGCCTGCCCCTGCCCTGAGCAAGGGCCCCCTGCAGGCCCCGCCTGCCAGTGCCCCAGCCTCCCCGCTGCTGGGAGGCTACACGGTACTAGCCTCCTCAGGCGCCACCTTCCCCAGCGCCGTGGAGGTACACCCGGACGCATCGAGCCTCACGGTCTTGAGCACGGCTGCCCTGCAGGATGGCAGCACGGTGGTCAAAGTGGTGAGCCCACTGCAGCTGCTCACGCTGCCCAGCCTGGGCCCCACCATGCAGAACATGGCCCAGCTGTCCCCTGGAGGCGGCACGATTGTGACAGTGCCCACAGGGGCCGTCGAGGGCACCATGGCCACCCCAGGGCCCGAGGAGCACACAGCCACCATTGAGGTGGCCGCCATGGCAGAGGACCACGAGCAGAAGTAG